One genomic window of Bacteroidota bacterium includes the following:
- a CDS encoding autotransporter-associated beta strand repeat-containing protein encodes MKTKLLKQIISVTTLLILGICMMITATGQTTKTASSGNWSSSSTWSPAGVPAAGDFIVIPNAVNLAANVTTTCASITFTGASCGMTVNSGITLSVTGAVTLMAYAGATNTACTISGAGKLNAGTVNAGVSGLVSNDGSTNTLTINVSELDIAGDLNIYNNDQGSAKANIPTVNINSPCALSLSKINMIQTGAGSAGSRKIYFNTAAGSTINLNGGPDPIIISSSVSLKTSHVVLTLNSSTFNYNSSVTGQTIPLSLANSGTGGTSNAILLNYGNLSVNNTSSAGATLGAAISATNVTGNLRIQSGTLNNGGFAMGLASSKTFEVLDNATLNLTGTSGMVSGTSLTKIFGATSIIKYSGGNQTVAAENYGNLVLSGNGTKTFSAVTAISGGLYISGSAIAKFPNSTNSSANTLSFEGIYQSPGTWGGTGSGATNINTTYFSPTTNGKITIASNPCSNQAWLGVGSDWNTPSNWSGGCVPSATTVITIPAGLSAYPVIGSSNGICKSITDIAGGTISGNGFLTIVGNTGVAIGNVSGTVTIACAVVMPASSSITVSGELTISGVISGVATGLVKNGSGTLVLSGSNSYNGTTTIAEGILDIRNSNALGTTVSGTLVNNGASLKLNNNINVGAEALSLSGIGVGAMGALNNQSGDNSWGGSISLSGLTDVRIQSESGGTLNLSATNAIVTGSTPLYIEGDGNTNISGIISGSGSLRKGGNSGILRLQGANTYTGKTMIQAGVVVVNSLNKILNGVAGSSLGAPTTVENGTITLGRSDWNVPCELRYTGSGESTDRIIDLSNGTGDCVIDASGTGALVFLSAFAASGAGSKNLILKGSNTDGNQICNSIIDNSTSMMTAVVKTGTGTWALSGVNTYSGGTSLHEGTLNINSSRALGSISGMLSIYGGTIDNTSGGSVTTVNYPQVWNGDFTCGQSNNLNLGNGNVVLNANCRITVLSKSIIIGGVIEGADYNLTKAGGGALCFGSHNVSFKNITISEGELIATSGTLYIGGDFSNSGTFSHNSGNVCFNGIAAQNILTGGGRFYNVTFNNSSSTAPVIHISDGLEVTNSAAFIHGIVNCTSTGSLTFGTAATSNGGTATSFVDGPVHKTGGVSSPAFEFPIGNNSKWARLKIDTPTDIATFTAQYHSTAYTNTSSVSTIGALNHVSTVEYWTLDRTGAGEVKVTLCWEDAIRSGIYNCSTGDLRIAHWNGTAWENNNDAITTSGCCGGSNQAGSISTVSKVNSYSPFTFGSKSSNLNPLPVDLLSFTAYCDNQSVNIEWSTATETDNDFFTIERSYNAFTWEFLENVKGAGNSAELRKYNATDENPKDGISYYRLKQTDYNGQYKYSNPVSAECSKNNTCIFPNPSNGKFSIMFDVDDLSFIITNPLGQIILNEVIDNRLVDVDISNMPAGYYLVRTISSDKTVFSKILIK; translated from the coding sequence ATGAAAACAAAATTACTAAAGCAGATTATTTCAGTCACCACATTGCTGATACTAGGTATTTGCATGATGATTACGGCAACCGGGCAAACAACTAAAACTGCCTCCTCCGGGAACTGGAGCTCCTCCTCAACCTGGAGCCCAGCAGGCGTGCCTGCAGCAGGTGATTTTATTGTTATTCCAAATGCTGTAAATCTGGCCGCGAATGTTACAACAACATGCGCATCCATCACATTTACCGGTGCATCTTGTGGAATGACAGTAAATTCCGGAATCACTCTTTCAGTGACGGGCGCAGTTACTTTGATGGCTTATGCCGGAGCAACAAACACCGCATGCACTATCAGCGGTGCCGGTAAACTGAATGCCGGTACAGTAAATGCGGGAGTTTCCGGACTTGTTTCAAACGACGGCAGCACAAACACACTAACAATAAATGTTTCAGAACTCGATATTGCAGGAGACCTCAATATTTATAATAATGATCAGGGAAGTGCAAAAGCTAATATCCCGACTGTGAATATCAACTCACCATGTGCTCTTTCGCTCAGTAAGATTAATATGATACAGACAGGGGCCGGGTCTGCAGGGAGCAGGAAAATCTATTTTAATACAGCAGCGGGTTCAACCATCAATCTTAATGGCGGCCCGGATCCAATCATCATTAGCAGTTCTGTTTCCTTAAAAACGTCTCATGTAGTGCTGACATTAAATAGTTCAACATTCAATTATAATTCATCCGTTACGGGTCAGACTATTCCTTTAAGTCTGGCAAACAGCGGCACCGGCGGCACATCAAATGCAATACTGCTCAATTATGGCAATTTATCCGTTAATAACACAAGCAGCGCCGGAGCAACATTGGGTGCTGCCATTAGTGCAACCAATGTAACCGGCAATCTCAGAATTCAATCCGGCACTCTGAATAACGGCGGGTTCGCCATGGGGCTGGCTTCATCAAAAACTTTTGAAGTACTGGATAATGCCACGTTAAATCTTACGGGTACATCCGGTATGGTGTCCGGCACGTCCCTGACCAAAATATTTGGCGCAACGAGCATTATTAAATACTCAGGAGGCAATCAGACTGTTGCTGCGGAAAACTACGGCAACTTAGTTTTGAGTGGCAACGGCACAAAAACATTTTCCGCTGTTACTGCGATTTCAGGTGGACTTTACATCAGCGGTTCAGCGATTGCAAAATTCCCCAACAGTACCAATAGTAGTGCGAATACGCTTTCATTCGAAGGAATTTATCAAAGTCCGGGAACCTGGGGCGGAACCGGCTCCGGTGCCACGAATATCAACACAACCTATTTTTCACCCACAACCAACGGAAAAATCACGATAGCGTCAAATCCTTGTTCAAATCAGGCATGGCTTGGTGTCGGCTCAGACTGGAATACGCCCTCAAACTGGTCGGGCGGATGCGTTCCTTCAGCTACTACCGTTATTACTATACCTGCCGGATTATCAGCTTATCCTGTTATCGGGAGTTCAAACGGAATTTGCAAATCAATTACAGATATTGCCGGTGGGACAATTTCAGGCAACGGGTTCCTTACTATTGTTGGGAATACCGGAGTTGCGATTGGAAATGTTTCGGGGACTGTCACAATAGCCTGTGCAGTGGTTATGCCTGCAAGCTCTTCAATTACCGTTTCCGGTGAGTTGACAATTTCAGGTGTAATAAGCGGTGTGGCAACCGGCTTAGTAAAAAATGGTTCGGGAACACTTGTACTTTCCGGAAGCAATTCTTACAATGGCACCACAACCATTGCTGAGGGTATTTTGGATATCCGAAATTCAAACGCACTGGGTACCACCGTTAGTGGTACTTTAGTTAATAATGGCGCCAGTCTCAAATTGAATAACAATATTAATGTCGGTGCAGAAGCATTATCACTCAGCGGCATTGGAGTCGGCGCCATGGGAGCGCTCAACAACCAGAGTGGTGACAACTCATGGGGTGGATCAATTTCGTTATCAGGTCTTACAGATGTTAGGATTCAATCAGAATCCGGAGGAACACTGAATCTAAGTGCCACAAATGCTATTGTTACAGGCTCAACACCATTATATATTGAAGGAGATGGCAATACGAATATTTCCGGAATAATTTCCGGATCAGGTTCATTGCGTAAAGGTGGAAATTCAGGAATATTAAGGCTGCAGGGTGCCAATACCTATACCGGGAAGACAATGATACAGGCCGGTGTCGTGGTAGTTAACTCCTTAAATAAAATATTGAATGGGGTGGCAGGCAGCAGTCTCGGAGCTCCAACGACTGTTGAAAACGGGACGATTACCTTAGGCCGTTCAGATTGGAATGTTCCCTGTGAATTGAGATACACAGGTTCGGGAGAATCAACAGATAGAATAATCGACCTGTCCAACGGAACCGGCGATTGTGTGATTGATGCATCGGGTACCGGAGCACTGGTTTTTTTATCTGCCTTCGCGGCAAGCGGAGCCGGCAGTAAAAACCTAATTCTTAAAGGCAGCAACACCGACGGAAACCAGATATGCAATTCAATTATCGATAACTCAACCTCCATGATGACTGCCGTAGTTAAAACCGGAACAGGAACATGGGCGCTTTCTGGTGTCAATACATATTCAGGAGGCACTTCACTTCATGAAGGCACACTTAATATAAACAGCTCACGGGCACTGGGAAGTATATCGGGCATGCTCTCTATATATGGAGGCACTATTGACAATACATCTGGTGGTTCAGTTACTACTGTAAACTACCCTCAAGTGTGGAATGGCGACTTCACCTGCGGGCAAAGCAATAATCTCAACCTTGGTAATGGTAACGTAGTGTTGAACGCAAATTGCCGGATAACTGTTTTATCAAAATCGATTATTATCGGTGGCGTAATTGAAGGAGCTGACTATAATCTGACGAAAGCAGGGGGCGGAGCGCTTTGTTTCGGCAGCCATAATGTGTCGTTTAAGAATATCACCATCAGCGAAGGTGAGCTTATTGCAACATCCGGTACTCTGTATATTGGAGGCGATTTTTCAAACAGCGGTACATTTTCCCATAATAGCGGTAATGTTTGTTTTAATGGCATTGCTGCTCAAAATATTTTAACCGGAGGAGGCAGGTTTTATAATGTCACTTTTAATAACAGTTCTTCAACAGCGCCGGTTATCCATATATCCGATGGTTTGGAAGTTACTAATTCTGCTGCTTTCATTCACGGAATAGTTAACTGTACAAGTACAGGCTCGCTTACATTTGGAACTGCTGCAACTTCAAATGGAGGTACGGCAACAAGTTTTGTTGATGGTCCTGTGCACAAAACCGGAGGCGTAAGTTCACCGGCATTTGAATTTCCGATTGGCAATAATTCAAAGTGGGCACGTCTCAAAATAGATACACCTACCGATATTGCAACGTTTACTGCTCAGTACCATTCCACGGCATATACCAACACAAGTTCTGTATCAACAATCGGAGCACTTAATCATGTCAGCACTGTGGAATACTGGACGCTCGACCGAACAGGTGCAGGAGAAGTGAAAGTGACTTTATGCTGGGAGGATGCCATCAGAAGCGGGATATATAATTGCTCTACCGGCGACTTGCGAATTGCCCATTGGAATGGTACAGCCTGGGAAAACAATAATGATGCGATAACTACAAGCGGTTGCTGTGGTGGCTCTAATCAGGCCGGCTCTATTTCTACGGTGTCAAAAGTGAATTCGTACAGTCCTTTTACGTTTGGCTCAAAATCGTCGAATCTCAACCCATTGCCTGTTGACTTGCTTTCATTTACTGCCTATTGCGATAATCAAAGCGTGAATATTGAGTGGAGTACCGCTACCGAAACAGACAATGATTTTTTTACAATTGAACGAAGTTATAATGCATTTACATGGGAGTTTTTAGAAAATGTAAAGGGGGCAGGGAATAGCGCCGAGCTCCGGAAGTATAATGCAACTGATGAAAATCCGAAAGATGGAATTTCCTACTACCGGCTGAAACAAACCGATTATAATGGACAATACAAATATTCCAATCCTGTTTCGGCAGAATGCAGTAAAAATAACACCTGCATTT